CATTATTTTGACCGGTCATGGTGGCTTTGCCAGCGGGATGGAAAAAGCGATGAAGCAGATCCTCGGTGAGCAATCACAGTTTATCGCCGTCGATTTTCCGGAAACGTCCACCACTGCGCTTCTCACCTCACAGCTTGAACAGGCGGTCAGCGATCTGGATAGCGAGGACGATATTGTTTTTCTTACTGACTTGCTGGGCGGAACTCCCTTCCGCGTCGCTTCAACGCTGGCCATGCAAAAACCCGGCAGCGAAGTCATAACCGGCACAAACCTGCAATTGTTGCTGGAAATGGTTCTGGATCGCGAGGGGCTTAATGGCGAAGCGTTTCGTCTGCAAGCCCTGGAGTGTGGGCATCGCGGCCTGACAAGCCTGGTTGATGAACTGGGGCGCTGTCGCGAAGAGAGTACGGTTGAGGAAGGAATATGACTCAGGTGCTGCGTGCCCGACGCCTGCTGACCGAACAGGGCTGGCTTGACGACCACCAGCTACAGATTGAAGACGGCGTTATCACCGCCATAGCGCCTGTTCCACCTGGCGTTACAGCGAGAGATGCCGAACTGCTGTG
This sequence is a window from Enterobacter sp. RHBSTW-00994. Protein-coding genes within it:
- the agaF gene encoding PTS galactosamine/N-acetylgalactosamine transporter subunit IIA, whose protein sequence is MLGIILTGHGGFASGMEKAMKQILGEQSQFIAVDFPETSTTALLTSQLEQAVSDLDSEDDIVFLTDLLGGTPFRVASTLAMQKPGSEVITGTNLQLLLEMVLDREGLNGEAFRLQALECGHRGLTSLVDELGRCREESTVEEGI